One Brassica napus cultivar Da-Ae chromosome C4, Da-Ae, whole genome shotgun sequence genomic region harbors:
- the LOC106377107 gene encoding cellulose synthase-like protein D1, whose protein sequence is MASSPPKKTLNSQSSSISRPPPAVKFGRRTSSGRSVSLSRDDDMDVPGDSSSQTDYINYTVHMPPTPDNQPAGSSGSTSDPNRSAPRNKMERRLSVMKSNNKSMLLRSQTGDFDHNRWLFESKGKYGIGNAFWSEEDDNYDGGVNMSDFLDKPWKPLTRKVQIPAKVLSPYRLLIVCRLVVLFFFLWWRIANPNEDAMWLWGLSIVCELWFAFSWILDILPKLNPINRATDLAALHDKFEQPSPSNPTGRSDLPGVDVFVSTADPDKEPPLVTANTLLSILAVDYPIEKLSAYISDDGGAILTFEAMAEAVRFAEYWVPFCRKHDIEPRNPDSYFSLKKDPTKNKKKHDFVKDRRWVKREYDEFKVRINGLPDQIKKRAEQFNMREELKERRIAKEKNGGVLPPDGVEVVKATWMADGTHWPGTWFEPKPDHSKGDHAGILQIMSKVPELEPVMGGPNEGALDFTGIDIRVPMFAYVSREKRPGFDHNKKAGAMNGMVRASAILSNGAFILNLDCDHYIYNSKAIKEGMCFMMDRGGDRICYIQFPQRFEGIDPSDRYANHNTVFFDGNMRALDGLQGPVYVGTGCMFRRYALYGFNPPRANEYSGVFGQDKAPAMYGRTQSGASQNSQASDIESDTQPLTDDPDLGLPKKFGNSTVFTDTIPVAEYQGRPLADHMSVKNGRPPGALLLPRPPLDAPTVAEAIAVISCWYEDNTEWGDRIGWIYGSVTEDVVTGYRMHNRGWRSVYCITKRDAFRGTAPINLTDRLHQVLRWATGSVEIFFSKNNAIFATRRLKFLQRVAYLNVGIYPFTSIFLVVYCFLPALCLFSGKFIVQSLDIHFLSYLLCITITLTLISLLEVKWSGIGLEEWWRNEQFWLIGGTSAHLAAVVQGFLKVIAGIEISFTLTSKSAGEDEDDVFADLYIVKWTGLFIMPLTIIVVNLVAIVIGASRTIYSVIPQWNKLLGGTFFSMWVLTHMYPFAKGLMGRRGKVPTIVYVWSGLVSITVSLLWITISPPDDVTGGGGISV, encoded by the exons ATGGCTTCAAGTCCACCCAAAAAGACTTTAAACTCACAATCCTCTTCCATAAGCCGGCCTCCACCGGCCGTCAAGTTTGGTCGCCGGACGTCCAGTGGCCGCAGTGTGAGCCTCTCCCGCGATGATGACATGGACGTCCCTGGAGACTCCTCCAGCCAAACCGATTACATCAACTACACCGTCCACATGCCTCCAACACCAGACAACCAGCCTGCTGGCTCCTCCGGCTCCACCTCTGATCCAAACCGCAGTGCCCCCAGGAACAAGATGGAGAGGAGATTATCCGTCATGAAATCGAATAACAAGTCAATGTTGTTGAGGAGCCAAACGGGAGACTTTGATCATAACAGGTGGTTGTTTGAATCTAAAGGGAAGTACGGAATAGGCAATGCGTTCTGGTCGGAAGAGGATGATAACTACGACGGTGGTGTTAACATGTCGGATTTTTTAGACAAACCATGGAAGCCTCTCACCAGAAAAGTTCAGATTCCAGCCAAAGTTCTTAGTCCTTACAG GTTATTAATCGTATGTCGTCTTGTggtactcttcttcttcctctggtgGCGTATTGCGAATCCTAACGAGGATGCAATGTGGCTATGGGGACTATCTATAGTATGCGAGCTTTGGTTCGCTTTCTCTTGGATTCTTGACATTCTTCCGAAGCTAAACCCTATAAACAGAGCAACAGATCTTGCTGCCTTGCATGACAAGTTTGAGCAGCCTTCTCCTTCAAACCCTACTGGTCGCTCTGATCTTCCCGGTGTTGATGTGTTTGTATCCACAGCTGACCCGGATAAAGAACCTCCTTTAGTTACTGCGAACACCCTTCTTTCGATCCTCGCTGTAGATTACCCAATCGAGAAGCTTTCAGCTTACATTTCAGATGATGGTGGTGCGATTCTCACCTTTGAAGCCATGGCTGAAGCTGTTCGCTTTGCTGAG TATTGGGTGCCATTTTGTAGAAAACATGACATAGAGCCAAGAAACCCTGATAGTTACTTCAGCCTCAAGAAAGACCCAACAAAGAACAAGAAAAAGCACGATTTTGTGAAAGATCGTCGTTGGGTCAAACGCGAGTATGATGAGTTCAAGGTTAGGATCAATGGTCTTCCAGACCAAATCAAGAAAAGAGCTGAGCAATTCAACATGAGGGAAGAGCTTAAGGAAAGGCGTATTGCCAAAGAGAAAAATGGCGGTGTACTGCCACCTGATGGAGTTGAGGTGGTGAAAGCAACTTGGATGGCTGATGGTACGCATTGGCCAGGGACATGGTTTGAACCAAAACCTGATCATTCGAAAGGAGACCACGCCGGAATCCTACAG ATTATGAGTAAAGTACCTGAGCTTGAACCGGTGATGGGCGGACCGAATGAGGGTGCATTGGACTTCACAGGGATCGATATCCGAGTACCGATGTTTGCGTATGTGTCGCGTGAGAAACGTCCAGGTTTTGACCATAACAAGAAAGCTGGTGCCATGAACGGTATGGTTAGAGCTTCAGCTATACTATCAAATGGTGCATTCATCCTCAATTTGGATTGTGATCATTACATCTACAATTCCAAAGCTATCAAAGAAGGAATGTGTTTCATGATGGACCGAGGTGGTGATAGAATATGCTACATTCAGTTTCCACAAAGGTTCGAAGGAATTGACCCATCTGATCGGTATGCAAATCACAATACTGTCTTCTTTGACG GTAACATGAGAGCATTAGATGGTTTACAAGGACCGGTCTATGTCGGAACAGGGTGTATGTTCCGAAGGTATGCTCTCTATGGATTCAACCCACCTCGAGCAAACGAGTACTCAGGCGTGTTTGGTCAAGATAAAGCCCCTGCTATGTATGGCCGGACTCAGTCCGGGGCGTCCCAAAATTCCCAAGCATCTGACATAGAGTCCGATACACAGCCTCTTACCGATGATCCAGATCTTGGTCTGCCCAAAAAGTTTGGTAACTCGACCGTGTTCACAGACACTATCCCAGTTGCAGAGTACCAAGGACGGCCTCTAGCAGATCACATGTCAGTTAAAAACGGAAGACCGCCCGGTGCTTTGCTCCTGCCTCGACCACCCCTTGATGCTCCAACCGTAGCTGAAGCCATCGCTGTCATTTCCTGCTG GTATGAAGACAATACAGAATGGGGAGATAGAATAGGATGGATCTACGGGTCAGTCACTGAAGACGTGGTGACGGGCTACCGTATGCACAACCGTGGTTGGCGGTCCGTTTACTGCATCACAAAACGTGACGCTTTCCGCGGCACAGCTCCAATAAATCTCACTGACCGTCTCCACCAAGTCCTCCGTTGGGCCACTGGCTCAGTAGAGATCTTCTTCTCCAAGAACAACGCGATTTTCGCCACCAGGCGGCTCAAGTTTCTCCAGCGAGTGGCCTACCTCAACGTCGGTATCTACCCTTTCACCTCCATCTTCTTGGTCGTCTACTGCTTCCTCCCAGCTCTCTGTCTCTTCTCCGGCAAATTCATCGTCCAGAGCCTCGACATTCACTTCCTCTCCTACCTCCTATGCATCACCATCACCTTAACTCTAATCTCCCTCCTCGAGGTCAAATGGTCAGGTATTGGACTCGAAGAATGGTGGAGGAACGAACAGTTTTGGCTCATAGGAGGCACGAGCGCTCATCTCGCAGCAGTTGTTCAAGGGTTTCTCAAAGTGATAGCTGGAATCGAAATCTCTTTCACATTGACATCTAAATCCGCaggagaagacgaagacgacgtCTTTGCGGATCTTTACATTGTGAAGTGGACGGGGTTGTTCATCATGCCTCTAACGATCATTGTAGTGAACCTCGTTGCGATTGTGATAGGAGCTTCGAGGACTATATATAGTGTGATTCCGCAGTGGAACAAGTTGCTAGGAGGGACGTTCTTTAGCATGTGGGTATTGACTCATATGTATCCGTTTGCTAAAGGGTTGATGGGTCGGAGAGGAAAGGTTCCGACCATTGTTTATGTTTGGTCGGGGCTTGTCTCGATTACTGTCTCGCTGCTTTGGATCACGATCAGTCCTCCAGATGATGTTACAGGCGGTGGAGGAATATCAGTGtaa